One region of Kytococcus sedentarius DSM 20547 genomic DNA includes:
- a CDS encoding type II toxin-antitoxin system RelE family toxin: protein MAWTVEVSATARKALKKLDPPVARRIVRFLRELEALDDPRARGKALTGVLSGLWRYRVGDHRVICDVDDEVLVVHVIEVGHRSSVYDD from the coding sequence TTGGCCTGGACCGTTGAGGTCTCGGCGACGGCGCGCAAGGCGCTGAAGAAGCTGGACCCACCGGTGGCCCGCCGCATCGTCCGCTTCCTGCGGGAGCTCGAGGCGCTGGACGATCCGCGGGCCCGAGGCAAGGCCCTCACGGGGGTTCTGTCCGGGCTGTGGCGCTACCGGGTCGGGGACCACCGGGTCATCTGTGACGTGGACGACGAGGTCCTCGTCGTCCACGTCATCGAGGTCGGGCACCGCTCCTCGGTGTACGACGACTGA
- the relB gene encoding type II toxin-antitoxin system RelB family antitoxin — translation MTVATSVKLSDETGRKLEQLAAATGRSKSYYLREAVETHIDRLLYEYGIVQRVEDVRAGREATYGLDEVEADLGLDR, via the coding sequence ATGACCGTCGCCACCTCCGTGAAGCTGTCCGACGAGACCGGCCGCAAGCTCGAGCAGCTGGCCGCCGCCACCGGGCGCTCGAAGTCCTACTACCTCCGCGAGGCCGTGGAGACCCACATCGACCGCCTCCTCTACGAGTACGGCATCGTCCAGCGGGTCGAGGATGTCCGCGCCGGCCGCGAGGCCACCTACGGTCTCGACGAGGTGGAGGCGGATCTTGGCCTGGACCGTTGA
- a CDS encoding 1,4-dihydroxy-2-naphthoate polyprenyltransferase codes for MATLAQWIDGARPRTLPAAVAPVAVGTGAAFALREEAGHGDAGHLGFALLALVVALALQVGVNYANDYSDGIRGTDEERVGPVRLVGQRLAAPGTVKRAAFTCFGVAGVAGVLLCLLSGTWWLLLAGVAAVWAAWNYTGGKNPYGYRGLGEVAVFVFFGLVAVLGTQFTQAGAIDLAGLAGAVGIGAVAAALNLTNNLRDIDGDAASGKVTLAVRLGAPRTRRLYAGLIALAFVMVLASGLVHTPAVLGLLALPLAVAPVRSVLERARGRSLIGVLGQTGRLQLALGLLWGLGLWWAGR; via the coding sequence ATGGCCACGCTCGCCCAGTGGATCGACGGCGCCCGCCCCCGCACCCTGCCCGCGGCCGTCGCACCGGTGGCGGTGGGCACCGGTGCCGCCTTCGCCCTGCGCGAGGAGGCGGGCCACGGCGACGCCGGCCACCTCGGGTTCGCCCTGCTGGCCCTGGTCGTCGCCCTGGCCCTGCAGGTGGGCGTGAACTACGCCAACGACTACTCCGACGGCATCCGCGGCACCGACGAGGAGCGCGTCGGCCCGGTACGCCTCGTCGGCCAGCGGCTGGCCGCACCCGGCACCGTGAAGCGCGCGGCCTTCACCTGCTTCGGGGTGGCCGGGGTGGCCGGCGTCCTGCTCTGCCTGCTCTCCGGCACCTGGTGGCTGCTGCTCGCCGGCGTGGCGGCGGTCTGGGCGGCCTGGAACTACACCGGCGGCAAGAACCCGTACGGCTACCGCGGACTGGGCGAGGTGGCGGTGTTCGTCTTCTTCGGACTCGTGGCCGTGCTCGGAACCCAGTTCACGCAAGCAGGCGCCATCGACCTCGCGGGCCTCGCCGGCGCCGTCGGCATCGGGGCCGTGGCCGCGGCGCTGAACCTCACGAACAACCTCCGCGACATCGACGGCGACGCAGCCTCCGGCAAGGTCACCCTGGCGGTGCGGCTCGGGGCGCCGCGCACCCGGCGGCTGTATGCCGGCCTCATCGCGCTGGCCTTCGTGATGGTGCTGGCCTCCGGCCTCGTGCACACCCCGGCGGTCCTGGGCCTACTCGCCCTGCCCTTGGCCGTTGCGCCCGTGCGGTCCGTCCTGGAGCGGGCGCGCGGGCGGTCGCTGATCGGCGTGCTGGGGCAGACCGGACGGCTCCAACTCGCCCTGGGCCTGCTGTGGGGCCTCGGCCTCTGGTGGGCCGGTCGCTGA
- a CDS encoding DUF4229 domain-containing protein, giving the protein MLRYSLLRILVFLFFLLGFFLVLELADVELGSMGVFWLVVAAALASMVASLFLLKAPRADFSAQIDDAIAKREAARSRKHAVSDEAVEDGTYDEQAGRPTGRGARRRADEGSGDDFV; this is encoded by the coding sequence ATGCTTCGCTACTCGCTGCTGCGGATCCTGGTGTTCCTGTTCTTCCTGCTGGGCTTCTTCCTGGTGCTCGAGCTCGCGGACGTCGAGCTGGGGTCGATGGGGGTCTTCTGGCTCGTCGTGGCCGCCGCCCTGGCCTCGATGGTGGCCTCGCTGTTCCTGCTGAAGGCGCCGCGGGCGGACTTCTCGGCGCAGATCGACGACGCCATCGCCAAGCGTGAGGCCGCCAGATCGCGCAAGCACGCGGTCTCCGACGAGGCCGTCGAGGACGGCACCTACGACGAGCAGGCGGGGCGCCCCACCGGCCGTGGTGCGCGCCGCCGCGCCGATGAGGGCAGCGGCGACGACTTCGTCTGA